In the genome of Chiroxiphia lanceolata isolate bChiLan1 chromosome 5, bChiLan1.pri, whole genome shotgun sequence, the window ATTCATCTCATCTCACTTCAAACACCTGCACCACATGATTCCTCTGATGCActtcaaacagcagcaggagcaggagtcCTATCCCAAAGGTGTCCAGTTTTCTGCATTGACCTGACAGCAACATCCATTCCATTCCAAAGTCAAATGACCTCcctgtctgtgccctgctgtgGTGGGAGACCCAGTGATGGGGAAAAGGCATCCAACAGCAGCGAAATTTGGGGGACCAAGAGTCCTACTGGATTCTGATCTCCGCTTTGCCCTGAGCTGTTTTGCATCCCTGACAGAGCTTAATTTCTCACAGTTAGGACTCCATTTGTCTTTGTAAGTGATGTGAGAGAAGTGAGAAACTCAGAATTGGGTGGGATGGCTCAGGGAAAAAGCCTTGGCACAGGCACTGAGTGGTGAGAAGGTTTGTTGAACCGTGGGGAATGTATTGAGTGATATTTCAGGCAGTGAAAAGTGAGGAGCATCAGTGTCAGTCCAGTCAGAAGAGGGTGATCTCCAGCCATGGCCAGTTGCCCCTGAGCACTGTTGCCTCAGGCTTGGTTCAGAAGGATCCACCAGACACTCAGATTTCCACAAAAAACAGAGATCTCCCAAATGTCCTTCAGACCTCCAGTGAAAAAGACCAAGGGAATTATggaacagaaagagaggaagttCAGGTCATTGTTAtggacagagcagcaggatggaaTTGAGGTGTTCATGAGTGACAGAAGAAAGCCATCTGCCCTGttccagagggagaagaaatatGTGTTTCCAAAGATGAACAGAAAGGTGTTGGAggtctaaaaaaaaacccatttgcACTTTGTACACATTGGAACTCAAACAACTAATATGATATTGCACCACTGCAGTCTCCTCATTTAGGGCTGGGATAAAAGTTTGTCttgattcatagaatcatagaatcatagagggatttctgttggaaagaacttcaaagatcatctcaattcaacccccctgccatgggaagggccACTTCCCACTAGACCtggttgctcagaaccccatccaacctggcccttTTCCTCCTGGACCACGGAGCCAGGCCTCCTGCAAACTCTTTGATTTGGTAACTTTCTCCAGAGGTCCTTTTTCAGTACTTGGGTTCCTCAGGACTCTTTATGGATTATGAGCTCCTGGAAGAGGCTGATCATTTCTAACTTCTTTTTAGTGAAGCTGCCAAAGATGCTCCCTGATCAGCTCTGGGACATGTTGTTAGGACTGCAGTAGCAGATCCTATTTGCATTGAGGTCTTTTTGATTAATGAACAAATGGGCTTCTATTTTGCAGTGACTTGTAGCCCCTCCTGGTAAACCTCACCTCTAGGACTGGTTTCTCTACACATCTCCCTGTGTCTGGGGTTAGAGGAGGCAAACCCTGGTGTTCCAGGAGTGTGGTacacctgcagcagccacagatgAAATCAGAGAATGATAGAATGGGGGTGGGAGGATCTGTGGTAGAAGTGAGTTTGGAGACAGGTTGAGAGGGaaccagctgtgtcagggaaggtttctCAACAAAGATCTCTCTTTTTTCAAAGCCAGAGTGGAAAATGCTCAGTATCTCATGTATCCAGCCacactcccagcacaggctgcaggctgGATCACAAAGGTCACAAGTCAAAAGGAGAGCAGTCACATTCTGAGCTTCTTTTGTCTTAAAAGCTGTTGTGTTCATCCAGGAGGGGCAGCTATAGGATTTCTCTCAGATTCATATATTTACATAGactgagaagagaaaaactgtgttCTTGACACCTGGAGATTTCTGCTCCaggcaaacctgctccagtCCTCCCATCCCCAATACTAacatcttttcctcttccttacCTGTCAAGCTGATACGTTCAAATTTGTCCAAAAACATGCAAACAGTGCAGACCCTTGAACGTCAATACAACATCAGCAAAGCGCAAATCATGCAAAGCCAGGCTGTCAACGCAGACTATGATCACAGCGGCTGGGACCGTGGCCATTTGAACCCCAATGGCCACCACAACACCTTGGACAGCAGGAATGCGACCTTCACCCTCACCAACATAGTGCCCATGAACGAAAAACTCAACCGAGGCACCTGGAAAAAGTACGAGCAGCAAACGATGGCCAATAAAAGCAAGGACTGTCAAACCACCTATGTCATTgtgggggctgtgcctgggaacTCCTCCATCTCCAATGGGAGGGTTAATGTACCCAGCCACATCTGGTCTGGTGCCTGCTGCAAGACCAAGAACAACACCATGAGTGCTTGGGGGGCCATTGCCGAGAACAACCAGGACCAGGTCTGGGACCTCACTCTGGGACAGCTGGAGAACAGTTTGGCCCAGCTGTATggaatgcaaaatatttctctcttccaCAGTTCCTGTCCCCGTACAAACCCCTCACATCCCGGGTGTAAAAGGCTCAGGGGCTTTTCCCACATatcacagtatcacagaatgctttgagttggaatggacctcaaggatcatccagtcccaaccCTGCCTGCAATATAGCAGGgacactagaccaggttgctcagagccatgtccaacctggccttgaacacttccagggatggggtagatacagtttctctgggcaacctgtgccatgtcctcaccaccctcaaagggaagaatttcttcctgatatgtATTCcgaccctgccctctgccagtttaaagccattccaccttctcctgtcactccaCGCCCTTGTCCCTCTCCAACTGTCCTGGGGAccctttagatactggaatGGGATCTAAAttctcctcagagccttctccagTTGAACACCCCTAGCTCTCTCCAGCacctgtctccagagcagaggtgatCCAGCTCTCAGAGTACcttcgtggcctcctctggactccaCTCCAACAGGTTGGTGTCCTTCTCATGTTGTGggcccagggctggaggcagcactgcaggtggggtctcaggaGAGCAAAGGAGAGGGGGACAAA includes:
- the LOC116786779 gene encoding nuclease EXOG, mitochondrial-like translates to MQTVQTLERQYNISKAQIMQSQAVNADYDHSGWDRGHLNPNGHHNTLDSRNATFTLTNIVPMNEKLNRGTWKKYEQQTMANKSKDCQTTYVIVGAVPGNSSISNGRVNVPSHIWSGACCKTKNNTMSAWGAIAENNQDQVWDLTLGQLENSLAQLYGMQNISLFHSSCPRTNPSHPGCKRLRGFSHISQYHRML